The sequence GCGAGACGGAAGATATCCCTCAATTTCTTTTCATCAACTTTGTAGTCCAAATTGGCAACAAACAATCTACTGACTAGGGGTCCATTTATTCCCAGGCATTCTAAAAACTGTGGGCTCAGTCCATACGTATTACCCCACTTGTTCTGAATTGCAGGTGAGGTAGGACCAATTGGACCAGGTAAAGGTGCTGGTGCCTGACAGCTAGACCGTGGTTCATCTCTGGGGCGACTACTTCCTCCACTCATACCAGCATTTCCTctacccccaccaccaccactggAACCTCCCTTCATTGGCCTGCCATACTTGTCCCTCTCAATATCAAAATCCTCCTTAACAAcaagttttcttcctttcaacTCCCACCTATGCATTTTCTCAACTGCCTTCTTAACAGATTCTGCATTTTCAAACTCAACGATACCACACCCTCTAGGTTTTTCTCCATCATCACTAAACAGCTCCACATAAGCAACTTCACCAACTTCTGTTCTAAAGAGGTCCTTCAACTCCTGCCAGCGGAATTCATAAGGAATGTTGGAGATGTAAATTCTTCTATCTGCGGGAGCTCTCCTTCCTCCCCTGTCACGATCGCGACCGCCACTGGAACTTCTGGGTTGGAATCTACTTTGTCTTTCACCTCTTCTCTTTGCCGCTCGAGTCTGCACCGTATTTATCCAATGTTTTTCTTGTTGCTctaattgacatttttcaattaattctgcggtggtatttcccaaaatatatacaCCGCGATCCAAATCATTCTGTACTACCACAGCCTTCCCAAATACTCGACCGAACTCTCCAATTACTTCTACTTCTGCTATAGGAAGAAAACGATCGCGTACTTCTAAAGCTTGCTGTATCCAAACAGTTTCTCCTGTATACATGTATGGGGCAACATATTTCTGAGCCACTACATCGATTGTTGCACCTGTATCTCGTAATATCTTCATTGAATACCCATTTACCATTCCCTCTGTCAAGTATttgccaaacatatttttattatttttaatttttaaagaaccaacgaattctttttcttcgttatccttcgtttttttctttgggcAATTTGCGAGAAAATGTTGAGTGGAACCACACCCGTAGCACTTGGGTAGCACCTCTTTTCGAAATTAAGTCCCGAAGGCGATGATTTAGGCATCTTTTCCATAGCCAAGTCACGCCTTTCTTCATCAGAATTTACAGAAACAGTCTTCGACTTTGTAAACTGGatccttttattttgttgatccttaaccctttaaagaccaaactaacttaccaactgattttcattattttttttgcatattctatttattttacagctTATTAAGACATggtatgaaagaaaacccgaacaaaaatttttaaatgcgttttcaagcatgttcccaaatgggaacattggacactcaagtgaataaaatttcgaagttttactttttatttgagcatgtatatttttcgaaaatatcatAAGTTTGGTAGAAAATACATGTAATAATGACATCATTCTCATTATACAGTGTATAAATTGCATTTATGGATTACTCATTATACATTGAAAAACAGTGAAGATGCATTTTTTTTGCAGACTACGCATCTTCCCTGTGAAGATATATTTAGAATATGCCCCTCAGTTGTTCTTCGTTTCACTTAAGAGTGCGTCTTAGGTCCAGGATGagagataatttttgggagcagTCACGTGAGACTTGTGGCTACGTCGCGGAGAAACTCCAAGTGCGTTTTCGACCCTTTTCCGTGGATTTCCCTATGCAAAAGCCATGCACTGGCAACACTCATATTCAAAGCATTTGTTAACAGATTTCACCTCCATTTATTGCTTCGAAGTTTTGACCTGTAGCTACTCAGAAGTTTATCCAATATATCAACCCCCCCCattcccaaattatatttttttatcaattgcgGTTGTGTAATTTCTAtcccattcccttccttcctAGAAAATCTCTTTACAGAACCCAATGGCTCATTAGTGAAGCAGTTGGACCCTAATGTAACCACTGAATTATCATTCCATCGACAGAAAAATACCACTCCATCACATATGAAATCAGAATCCCCTcggtgaaatttttcacttttgatggTTTTAGCGGGTATTTGGCTATTCTACCTTCGCTAATTGTACTTGTTGCCTTCATGCTTCTATCTGCCAGTTCTACTAGCAGTGAGTgggatgaaaagaaattattgaagtatAACTCAATTTGCTTAGGGTGCTCTACAACAACCAAAAGATTGCATACTACCCTGGCTCCCAGCGGTccagtagaatttttttctttcccagcgTATATTTGCATCGCATAGGGATATCCTGATGTTGAACATAGCATCTAGATTTTGTACCCAAAATGAATTGGTTTTCCTTTGATAAACATTTTGCTCGAGTGATGGTCGTAGTATGGCACCATAGATTCGTCAAGGCTTAGTTCCTTATGGGAGATTCCAAATTGCACGACGTTTATCCCAACTCTCTATACAAAggagatatttttcccaatttgTCACCCTTTTGCAATATGTTGTTATGAGACAAGTGaaagtatctttttatttatttgaaacgaTTCCTGATCATCACTGATGGAATGATATGAATCGACATATTCTCTTCAGAACACCAATACAAATTTTCTTGGGGGACCGTGTGGTATCCACTAAACAAAAGTATTCCGAAGAACTGACCAATCTCTCCCCACGTAACATCAAGAGATGAGCCTTTTTGTTGAGCATAAAGAGAGGACATGTTTGCAACATGATTCAGGTACTGCTGTGGTAAATACTAGAAGAAGATTTCAATCGGCTCCATGGCAACCAGTTCCTCCAGATGATTATCTAGCCCCCGCATTGGTTCTGAcggaatttctttttcaaattgattCTATTTTTCCAAACATTGCCTGTGAATTATACAATCATTGAATTACGTCATGGCTTAGAAATatataagttgaaaaattaaaagttttgaattctTAAAAGATGctgaattgtaattttaaaaagaacataACTCCGAAACGAAGTAAGAGGACAATTTATTTTACTGACCTTCTCCCAAAATACTTCTTTTCTGTTTTACTCCTTTCCTTCTAATTACACTGTCTTTCTCTCCATCATCATCTCTGTTTGGTAGAGTGAGGCTAATTTTCCCTAATTTGTCAGCCAGAATTATTTCCACTAGATCATTTTCATTGACATCTTCTTCATCCGTCAAACGGGGGTCTTCTTCAGGAGGAAGCTGGCACAACTCGTATTCCGACAGTTCATCGTCACTTAGAACGTCTAAATATTCGACTACTTCTTCCAAACTAAGAAACTCCTATGAGCTCATTTTAACGaagtttctaaaaaaaagtatgttCTTCAAAGATAGTGATCACAAAACCGACTCTCAGAATGACTAAATAGAGATTCGATAGAATGAGTTGACCGGGTATATTTCATACCACAATGTCCAACAAGAAACTACAATGTGTTTACATAGCTGCAAGCAGTCTGAGGCGGCGAATTCAGATATAATTAGGCCAAAGAAGCGATAATGTTTCAAAACTCCTttgtattggacgaaaaaaataaaacaacaagaGTTTAGGGATAACTCATCGGAGGCAAAAAACAGCAACTGACTTAGATATGCcgacagtccaatgttcccaaatgggaacacacctcaaaattttgttattgcttggaaaataaatacaaacttgaccaaaaaactgagtttaacaatgtaatgtaTATTGATCTTTTTAATAAATGAGTATTCGTTACTTAAGAGGtagtgtagagaaaaatattggataaaccgcatactcacttcagaggtaatgaaaataaccgactttaaaaatgtataattatcgACAAATGTATGAACAAGTCAtgcaattaactttaaaaaatacttccatacttaattaatatagcctaagctataaaattaatcagagatatgaaatataatttttatgaatttttaaaaatctgttcccaaatgggaacattggactgtaaacggtGTAATGATCCGTGGTTTTCCGTCCCATGCTTTCTCTAATAGCATCAAAACTATCCAACTTCTCAGCCAATACATTCGGATCCTTAAAATTTGGCCATTCGTCTATCAGGAGATCTCGCACCTCTATGGgtacttttcttttcatctgatcAGTCACCATCAGTCCTTTTAACtcctcaaaagaaattatattcaTCCCGTCAATCCATCCTTGgaaataattagtcattttatatactacatcactccacgccataccatttgatttggactgcttgtaaaataactgtctgaacatttctgagctcaatttgtatttcttaagcagtaaatttttcacaaattcataacTATCAGCTTTTTCCCTAGGTTCTcgagaaattatatcattaatctcGTTTGATAGTAATCCCGTCAAGTAAAATACTAATTGGTGTTCCGGAATACCGGCCCTATCTGCCTGCCTTTCAAAACGTTCAAGATATAAACTAATGTTTTCCCCGTGAGGATCAAATTTATCCATATGTCGAGTTATATCTATTTTCGGCAGTGTCCTCTGAGCGGTCTCCGTCTCCAATCCATCACACTCGCGGTTTAAAttggtttgtgaaaattttagtttcttcattTCTAACTGAAAACCTCTCTGTCTTTCAGCGTCTTcccgttccaatcttctctcttccgcttcccgttctaatcttctctcttctgcctctcgttccaatcttttctcttcagtcaaaaacttcagcatctctttaacaaattcctcatcataatctttactttttagtatcgcttgtttgtactctacgactctagcttccctccccacgtcagctcctacttcat comes from Ischnura elegans chromosome X, ioIscEleg1.1, whole genome shotgun sequence and encodes:
- the LOC124171056 gene encoding heterogeneous nuclear ribonucleoprotein M-like, with the translated sequence MFGKYLTEGMVNGYSMKILRDTGATIDVVAQKYVAPYMYTGETVWIQQALEVRDRFLPIAEVEVIGEFGRVFGKAVVVQNDLDRGVYILGNTTAELIEKCQLEQQEKHWINTVQTRAAKRRGERQSRFQPRSSSGGRDRDRGGRRAPADRRIYISNIPYEFRWQELKDLFRTEVGEVAYVELFSDDGEKPRGCGIVEFENAESVKKAVEKMHRWELKGRKLVVKEDFDIERDKYGRPMKGGSSGGGGGRGNAGMSGGSSRPRDEPRSSCQAPAPLPGPIGPTSPAIQNKWGNTYGLSPQFLECLGINGPLVSRLFVANLDYKVDEKKLRDIFRLAGNVTNAKLNRDKDGKSRGHGVVKFEHPVEAVQPISMLHNQLLYDRKMTVRMDRVNEKTEGLPSKLPEGLRGIGMGLGAGGNPLLDVSRAAVLPSVVSPSLGLNSTGGFADSPPLPKRSALGYSSRAAALPGGLSVGVGSLGALAGGGDIGSIGGSLGCSLGAGLAGVSS